A stretch of DNA from Cheilinus undulatus linkage group 7, ASM1832078v1, whole genome shotgun sequence:
ACCCTCCGACACCGAACCTCAAGCGTTCAGATCGCTAGCTGCTGCCCTCATTCTGATGGCTAACCTCTCCAGTGTCGACTTTAACTCGACAGACTGGACATGAACACAACCTGTGTGTGCCATCTTCATTGAAAAGCGAGGGCGAACACTTTAAAGAGACGGATTAAAACTCACCTGGCGTCTCCCCTCAGAGGAGATTTTACTGACTTCTTGATATTCAAAAGCTTTTCATTTTTACGACGAGGAGGGGGCCGTTTGTTTACTTTGCAGCACTTTTGGACGTCAAACAGAATCTGTGCCAATTTCAAGGATGTAAAGGTGAAGATGGgacttagttttattttttaattttgtacaaAGGGATTGTTTTGTTGCCTTTCATCATGCTCTCATTCTCATTTCTCAGCCTGACTTCATCTTTCTTTGAGGGGGTTTGCTTGTGTTGGCACAGATGATATGAAGGTTTTAATTCACCGCAGGAATCAAGATACGACAACAGATTATTGCTGTTGTAGGCAGCTGAGTCTCACGCCTGATCTGATCAAATCTCAACAATTCTCTCCAAGACAATAGCCGTACAAATTAAGATCTTCTGACACTATCACATCAATCAACAGCAATAATTTCTACAttgttctttatttgtttttgggtTTGCCTTCAAACTCATTCAAACATCAGATCTCCATTTTCAAACCAAAGCAACTTTACTTGCTGTGGACGTCGTGATCTTGAATGCATCCCAGAGTTCAGTAACCCGCTGTGTCACTGTGCCTACAGTATTGTTTACAGGGATTTCAAAATTGCCAAATTTACTCATGTCATTTGATACAGAATATTTATCTGTGGACACAGAAATGTTGCCGAACTCGCTGAGAAAGacgtttttttatatttcactttttattatGAATCTTCTCAGTGCAAAACCTGAAAACTCTGCCATcctaatttcatgtttttattgtttacagTCCATCTATGctcactgaccactttattaggtacacctgttcaactgttCATTAATGTAACCATGAGCCTGtaacatggcagcaaccagtgcATATGGGCATGTACAGATGTGGAGTTTGTCTTCTGGGTTGTGATTTTTACTGGTCTAACATTTAAGCTTGAGCCACCAATCTGCTTGATACTGcagataaaacattaaaagttgTGTGCAAAGTTCAAGTGTAAGATATGGTTCAGTAAGTAGTTGGTTGTCTCTTAACTGAAGGTCAGAGGATTGATCCCCAGCCTGTCCTTTGTCATGACGCTTAACTATCATGCCTGAGGTGTATGAATTTGTATAGATGCGTATGACTAGGATAAGTCGATACTAATAGCCACTACATCATCAGTATTGCCAGACTCCCATTTTCGTCAGTACTATTTTTCTCCTGGAAAATTTTACATAATCCATGCCTGCAGCATTGCATGCACAGtgtaattttactccaactGGCATCACCCTCGCTGGCTGGAGGTGAAAGTTCATGCAGAAATTACAAGATCATGCAATAATAAGTATAACTTGAGAGCAGTACGAAAACAACATATTACTTTCTTTTTTGCTGAAGTTGATTTCATTTGAGTTCATTTTGATATTATTGTCATTTTTCGCTTCTGCATCAGGTAGTTGATAAGAGATTGTTATGtcataaaattctgtttttccacctcaaaaatGCCCTTGTGTGCCACTTCCTAGTCAAGatatgttgataaagtgatgggGTTTACAATGAGCAGGCCGTGCattgtttgtattttgaaaCTAACGTGATGCTTTGTTCATTCTTATTCCTGTTTGGGTCTGTCTGCTCTACGTGAACTTGCACGTTTTTGCAGCAGCTTCTGCTAAAATAGACTTGGTGCGCATCTTAAGCAGAGCGCACCAGAGTTGAGCTCCCACCAATCCCGAGAGATGGAGCAGGGCACATGCTGTGGAGTTGAAATAAATGACTGGAATGGGAGCAATTCACTCCAGTGTGCTTAAGGGTTCAGATTGCTTTGCATTAGAAATATGTGAATTTGACGGTTAGCAAGTATCCAATCAAAATCTACTCCTAATGAGAGACGCGTCAAAACTTAACTTCAACAGATCTGCATTATGATGCTATTTTAGCAAACTTATTCAATTTTTGGGGCTTACGAATTGCTACCTAAGTGGGGAAATCTTGCCTAGAAGTTGTTTAACCCTAACTGCTGGAACCACCTGACTTAAGAACAGCTCATCAGTGTTCTAAGATGTATAAGGAGTTTATCATGTGTTTTCTAACATTGTTTCTCCTTAAACCTTGGAAATGGGTGTGTGAAAAAATCCAGGTATGGAATACTCAGACCAGCACCACTGGCACCAACAACTGCATGTTCAGAGTCCCTGAATCACCCTCCTTCCCAATATGATGCTTGGTCTAGACATCCGCGCATCATTTTTacatctacatgcctaaaaaCAGTAGCTGCTGCCatgtgactgactgattacatGTTTGAGATTaagagcagttgaacaggtgtacctaataaagtaaCCAGTGAGTGTAAGGGTCATGAAATGGAAGTGTTGACCTTATAACTGGGAGACCTGGTCTATCTGTTGTGTGCGTGTCTGCGTGTGTGTATATACAGGAGTCGGTCACACTGCTGCCTCTTGTATGTTTCAAATGTTTGAGAGATTCTCAGAATTATAAAACTTGTAcagaacaaagaaagaaagtgcgacttttcaaatgttttttgtaaagcaGAAAACTGCATGTGAGTATTAATTTATTGTGAGTCTTCTATGATGTATGCGGTTTCTTAAAGAAAGAAActtattaaaaaataagttttatcAAACAGGTTTTGTGCGTTCACATTCATCAGCTTCTTTGTTTCTACTGTTCATTCATGCATTCAAGTCTTTTCTGCACATCGTTTATCTTCTTTGGGTGAGGGCTGGGAATTGTCAACATGAAAAGTAGCTCCTGACTCCTGTGGCTTTATTAAAAGTCACTGCAGATGAGTTTTCAGTTCATTCATGCAGAAACAGATCTCCATGGTTTGTCAGTCTCTCTGTGGAGTTAAGAGTAAGTCCTAGTGCATCCTGGGAAATCACCaaagagcatgtctttggttggtgggaggaagctggagtacctggagaaaaCCCATGCATGTTCGAGGAGAGCATACAAACttcgcacagaaaggccctgtccgGGAAGTGAACCTAGTACCTTATAACCCCTGCACAGCCATGCACCCCTGCCCCCAGTTGGGCACCGCATACTAAAAACAGTTGTGACTTCTGGAATCAAAGACTCAACCAGTATTCATCCACTGAAGCTGCACCAGAGACGACTCAAAAAGGTAACAAGATAAAGACACGAGCGATCAGGGCAGGGACATTACTCTGCAGCGAAATGAATTACAGACTTTCCAGCTCTGCAGAACTAAAACAAGTTTAGGACTACATGAAATACTAAGTCCAAAATACTATGTACCTTTCATTTAGGCTGGTGGGGGTGCAATAAAGTGGCGCAGCACTGAATCCATGTTTTGATTAAGTCCAGTAGGCATCAGACGTGTTGGCACCGGTGCCACTTTGGTACCAGACTTCAGTACTCATCCCTACTTAGATCCCCGCAGAGCTCCGTGTGACTACACAGCGTGCATTGGAGTGCCGCAATACTTGTGCCACAAGTCGATGGCTTTAGCGACGATGGCGTCTGTGTTCTCCTGTGGTATCTGGGGAAGGGAAGAAGATTACCATGGTTAACAatgtggctctcaactggtctagcctcaggaacCACTACCACCTCCCTAATGACAACCACAGAccaaaatttctgaaaatattcaaCCACTCAAAATTCAGCGAAAAATAGGTTTATGAGATGCAATTTAACTGCAATAGTTTGCAGCCTTTTGTCAGCTGAATACACCCCAAAGTCCAGAGTGAAACTATGTAGTGTTTATAAAATTTCGAGACAGCAAGTGCCAGTGAGATGACTTTATCAGGGGTTGAAAAATTAACATGGTATTATTCATAgatttcagtcacatgaccactGTTTGCATCACCCGACAACTGCAGAAAAAGGAAGTTATTAATTTGAGCTGtacgtttttgtcactttggacCTTACACAGCACTAGGAACACTATTTACATCAGTAATATCAGAAAAGTGGCAGCAAAAACTTAGCTTCAGTGATGTATATATACCAGTATATCTGCCTTTGTGGGGTATTGTTCCCCttaccaggggtgtcaaactcaaggcccgggggccaaatccggctcatggaacagttaaatacGGCCTGCAAGATGGTCTCaaatttctgttataactggcccatcactATGAGATCttcagatttcctcaagtataaaaatgtaagctTATTGAAATCTAagaaaagtaaggagtaaaaatatttagagaagaagtcaggaatgtggaaaaagaaattaatttgtgttttaatttcacattttcaattttgcatctcaatcaggactcaaacatgggattttgactttttatttcgtactttgagcatttcaactcataattttgacttctcatataatattttgagctttaacattcataattctgattttttattcatattttgacctatttaaccagttattttgtattttatctcatattttcaactgcaaactttaacttcataatcccatagtttgaccttttagactcacaatttaaaatttttaatcatattttgactttgaatttcATGATTCCaaattttatttgatattttgaccttttaaaatcatgattttgactttcttcctaatatatttgcctttagaaaacattacttttcattttcatcttttgacctttttgaacgaataaatttacttttcccagattgtgagcctttaaacgcatctttttaactttttggatATCAAAATCgcttatcatcagtgcttagtttttatttcatatttaattactggtgaaatgaggttaagagtttatggttaaaaaggtgacctgaatccagaatccagcccctgctgtgattgagtttgacacccctgccttacaCCGGCACAAAGATGAAACCCTACAAAAGTATCAgcattttttatgtgtttgggTCAATAATGCTGTAGtttggaaagtgacaggaaagAAATTCATCGTTAAAGTACAGGGAGTGTTACATAATCATCTAATACTGGCTAATTCACATTACTTTTaaggatcactgtcagctgtcagtcagtgttctgaTGCTGTAATGTCAGTTAAAGACAGTCATATTTCGATCAAGTTCACACAATATGTGATGTTTGGTGATTATGAGAAGTCTGTTTGGGGCTGCTGTGTTGTCCTCTAGCATTAATCTGCTTTTTgctcctctctttttttcccttcccTGACTGCATTCTGTAGAAGTACAATCAGAGCTTGTCTCTTCAATAGCTAATGCATTcagttaaacatttttcttttatttaaaaaataaaaatgtaacgGGCCAAAATATGTAGGTAGCAACTGAGACTGTCAGCTTCTCCATAGCATACGGCCGCAGGACTCTCTTACTCATGTTTTGTTCCTgactcaccagttgagaacccctggtttaaaaGTCATCaagattttgattttgttgGCAATCACAACAGTATTCCATAACTTGTTCTGTAATTTACTCACATTGCACAGAAACTTGACAATGCCTTCAGGCCGGCTGATTCCCATCAACATGATCTTATAGCTGAGCAGGATCTCCAGAGCCACAAACACTAAGATCTTACAGGAGCCGCTGATCACCTTGTCCCACACCCTGGAAATAATCAAAGGACAATCAGGAGTGCATAAAATCTGTGGGTGCAGAGAAGCCTTAATaatgacaaaacatttaatgttaAAGGTTTGACAAGATTAACCCTGGATCCAACAGAAAAACTGGCAGCACAAGGTAAAATGTTGCACTGAAGTTTCAGACTTTACGTCAACTGCTAGCATTATTTCCAACATAATTTAAAATGCCTTTGGGTCTCCTGAAAAGGCAATAAATCTAAGCTTCAGTATAATAATAACTGGAATTAATGACTGTTTCGCAGTACAGGATTACTTGTAAACACTATAAAGGCCATTTGCTCTAGTCAATTAACAAACTCAAAATCAAACTGACCACTGTGGCCCGGGGATAGTGAATCTAACACAGGATCAAAAATGTCAATGTCCATGCAAAAATATAGCTTCTTAGGTGTTTATTCACAAAGGTTTCTCACAAACAATTGGCATTCTCCTGGTGGGCTCCTAACTCATGCCTTCCTGGTAAAAAAACCATTCACCTTCCCTGGTGCCCATTTTACAGACGTCACAAACTTGTGCCAAACTaccaaatatatcaaaacaaaatcCCCAATCAATACTTAAATACTCTATACGATAATATTAGTGATATCAAAATTATTTCTCAAGTTCATGCCAAAcaattaacaaataaatgtaaaattattaaACTAAATGAAATCATGTGAATAGCTCCCTAAGAAATTGCTCCCTAAGTGGGATAAACATCCTGACAGGGACGGGTAACAAAATTTACTCCTGTTCAGTAAATCACAATGGGGCATACAAAAAACCTGATCTCCGAGGTCACAAAgaatattttctatttaaatcCAAAGACACTAGCAAACACATGCAAAATGCACCTAATACATACGACAAAAAAGAAGTTCCTGCTCATAAATTTTGCAAATAAACCAACCCCTGCAAAGATTTTAGAGTGGAGTTTAAGTAAAACAAAAGCATCTAAAGCTTAATCTTCAAGCATTCACTTAGTAAGGATCTTGTCTTTATAGCTGCCATGCATAGAAAATAACAATTTTAGTCTGTCCATACAGAAATAAAGGCAGttcaagtcaagtcaaagtctaaatttatatgaaaagcatgtttaaaagaGCCTCAGTTGACCACGACACTGACTTGAAACTTCATATAACAATGAAACactagaaaaaaacaacaaagagaatTATAAAAGATGGTCAAATGTTAAGCTCAATAAGTATTAATATGCCCTAGACTCTTTTATTAGGCTACAGCTCAAAATTTACAGCCCATCTTTAAATTAGTGTAAGTCTGTAACTACAAGTTCTATATGAACTATCAAGGCACAATAatgaagagggcacttgtgaaatttgttcagaagtgtaaatatgtgtatatatatgttaCTGGATCAGAGAATCAAGTtgggaaataaaacatttcatttttgcctattttttcttgcATATATATATCccatagaaataatgcagttcaagtccaaaaatctccagtaggccaaagcaccacatCTTGACATTACTTCTTTCAACTttcatgccactagagggttatcaggacaaaataagaaaGATGTTAGTAAAGAAATATCCAGGCAAAATCCCCTCCTGTGCCATTTGGGCACAATTTGGCCCAATTTGGCACTGTctctgccattaaaaaaaaaacagcacaaaataaaatacagaaaattaaaataaactgttgaaacaaagGCAGAGGCTGAgagaccatgtttgtgtcttGGACCATCCCACAGGGGGCGGAGGTGTCTGGCTACGTAGCACTATGGGcactttgatatgtggtcattgaTTTGAGTCCTTTTCGAGATGGATGTGGTGTAGGTAAAAATGGTTTGTTTGGGCTTGTAGCTAAGCTTCTTCTGTTTTATGTGATGTGTAATATGACTGTTTTTGTGAAACAATAGagtgcacagagcaagtttgtttggatcaagcTGAGCAGGAATCCCGCTAGGGCTTAAGAGGTTAAAAGCCAACGAAGAGATAAGTCAAGAAGTTAAGAACTAGTTAAGTTAAGaactaaaaatgtttcaatGGACTAAGGAGCCCAAgtaaatttacaaatacatttatcAATTCATTGAAGAAATTACTGATATCAATACTTATATAAAATTGTAGTTCAGATCTacaacttcagtccttaaagcacactttaaagtttttgaGGAATGAGAACAAAgagtaaaaaaacagcagacataggtctgttggtcctgcctaaaacacTACAAACTTTATAGAACATAAATCACAAATTATTTTACAGCCAAtgcatcagctgtaagtatGAGCTGTAATCTGCTAATATCAATAATCAATTATCTAAGCTTCTTTGTAAAGACCCTTTCTTTGGAGTTGCCATGCAGAGTAATAAATGCTGGTATTAATATGCCAACAGTATCTTGCATCCCTAAAAAACAATGCATGAATGattaaatcaactttttaatATGACACAGACATGTAAAATGACATGGTTATCATCTTAAAAGACTCATTTGTTGTAGTCTCAGCCCGGTGTGAGGATAAGGGCAAAATGTGATTTGAAGATCTTTGTAGAAAGCTTTAATAGCTTCATGGCTCTCTGTGAAGAACTACTGATAAATCTCAGGTTGCTGAGGAGAAATAAAGGCCATCTGAATCGTTGTCTagagtgttttttgtgttttgcccCTATAATCTGGTTTGTAATGGTAACTAAACTGACCTCTGCAGGCTGGATTCAGGCAGACATCCGGCAAAGCAGCGTCTAAACCAGAGGCTGTATGGCAGCTGAACGAGCGCTCCGCTGTTCTTCAGGTGGTTCAACAGTCGAGGTTCCTCCTGACTCAGATAATGCTCCAGACTCTTTGGCTGCACCAGGACAGAATGGCAGGAAACAACAGTCTGAATGCATAGTATTAAGAACCCCCCCTGAGTCAGGAGGACTTTGTCATGCAGGTTTGGCTGATTAATAAACTTTATTATTGCTAAACACCACAACATACGGTGTGAAACTTTCTGACATAGTTGACATTTTCAGACTAATCATTGAAACCCACTTAGTGtaaataaattttttttctacagttcAAAGCATCACTCACGAGGTGAGGTACTGAGTCTCCAAACTTTGTGTGGTACTGATTCACAAAACACTTGATCAGCCAATAGCAGTCGACAGGATCGTCTACTATCTCCTCCATGGATCGACTGATAGACAGGAAGTCCTCGTTCTCCTCATCCTGAAACAATGCATAGTTGTTAGACAAAACAGCTCCAAGACATAAGACAGGCAAGGTAAAATACAGGAAAGTGCTACCTAAAAGGGGTAGTGTAACTTAGCAGATGTTTCCTTAAGTATAATAGTACACCTCACATCTCTTATGCAGGGACCTATTGATTAACATCTGGCCCTATTAAACCTCACTCATGGTAGCTTAAGAGCCACATTTCCACCTTCCCGTCCACTTAGTTCTACACAAAACCTTCAGCAAATCATCTAAAAGAAGTGACATATCAAATCCTACATGAATGCCTCTGCACAGCCTCAAACTTTCAACACACATCCatcattttgatgctttttataCTCTCTTATGACACATTTCTCTGGAGGTATTTCATCTTACCGGGGCGGTGGTCTCTGAGCACCGTGGGAGCACCTGGCTCTCCAATTGGAACATGCGAAGGTAGATGTGGGTGGAAGGTGTGGAGGGGTTGATGTATCTCATCACCTCAAGAGCCTCCAGGATATCCTGGTACTGCTCCTTTCTGTAGCCTCCAACCAGAGCATGAGAGTCGCTGTGGGGTGGAAGGATACCTGCCAGGGGTCAGGAGAGTTTGTTTATTTGGATACTACTGAGCAGGTTATCCCTGTAGCATCACTTTGGTTATTTTAGTCACAGCAAAGGTTGTTTCTATGAatgctgatttatttattaaacacacactctgacaaattatttaaaccattttaaaccaaaaaaaatacaaactctCACCTTCTTATATCCACGTATGAGGTGCTTTTTTAACGTCTGTGAAAAGTTCTCTTCAGTTTCAGAGGGTGACCATTTGACTATATTTGATTTGTTA
This window harbors:
- the tbc1d7 gene encoding TBC1 domain family member 7, encoding MADDPQRNFRSAYYEKVGFRGVEEKKSLEILLKDNPLDLEKLSTFSQRFPLPSMYRIHVWKVLLGILPPHSDSHALVGGYRKEQYQDILEALEVMRYINPSTPSTHIYLRMFQLESQVLPRCSETTAPDEENEDFLSISRSMEEIVDDPVDCYWLIKCFVNQYHTKFGDSVPHLPKSLEHYLSQEEPRLLNHLKNSGALVQLPYSLWFRRCFAGCLPESSLQRVWDKVISGSCKILVFVALEILLSYKIMLMGISRPEGIVKFLCNIPQENTDAIVAKAIDLWHKYCGTPMHAV